The following are from one region of the Stigmatella ashevillena genome:
- a CDS encoding HAD family hydrolase encodes MPLRAALFDLDGTLVDSLADIAAAMNHALTHHGLPTHPTSDYRYFVGEGVMHLIRRAAPEGDEALHTAIFTTYRAWYAEHLFDQTTLFPGIPQLLARLADEGVQLAVLSNKADGFTKQLVKGLMPEVPFAAVYGERPGVPRKPDPTAALALAGELALAPGDCAFVGDTSVDMNTARHAGMYGVGVTWGFRGVEELKAHGAQAIATTAEELWTALRGPPAVR; translated from the coding sequence ATGCCTCTTCGCGCTGCCCTCTTTGATCTCGATGGAACGTTGGTGGACTCGCTGGCGGACATTGCCGCGGCGATGAACCACGCGCTCACCCACCACGGCCTGCCCACCCACCCCACCTCCGATTACCGCTATTTCGTGGGGGAAGGGGTCATGCACCTCATCCGCCGGGCGGCCCCCGAAGGGGACGAGGCGCTGCACACCGCCATCTTCACCACCTACCGCGCCTGGTACGCGGAGCACCTCTTCGACCAGACCACGTTGTTTCCGGGCATCCCCCAGTTGCTGGCGCGGCTGGCAGACGAGGGCGTCCAACTGGCGGTGCTGAGCAACAAGGCGGATGGCTTCACCAAGCAGCTGGTGAAGGGCCTGATGCCAGAGGTGCCCTTCGCGGCCGTCTACGGCGAGCGGCCAGGCGTGCCGCGCAAGCCGGACCCGACCGCGGCGCTCGCGCTCGCGGGCGAGCTGGCCCTGGCCCCCGGAGACTGCGCTTTCGTGGGGGACACCTCCGTGGACATGAACACCGCGCGCCATGCGGGCATGTACGGGGTGGGAGTCACCTGGGGCTTTCGCGGGGTGGAGGAGCTCAAGGCCCATGGGGCCCAGGCCATCGCCACCACTGCCGAAGAGCTGTGGACTGCCCTGCGGGGCCCCCCGGCTGTCCGCTAG
- a CDS encoding PAS domain S-box protein, whose protein sequence is MSSPEISLGVALVPSDSPAREPLLRATERAGLRVVEGPAEAVIILVDLTAAGSGPALALLLSGNGASHALLLALVDPGEDAFASLEPLRPADVITSAVPHELAYRLQRLAERYREREEQAQLQKDLSLLLEFTADYAESLDVGVLLHDVTRRLALRLDISRASLVMLDRDEGIIVASSDDPALKNRRIELARYPEIREVVRTGRPVMVENAPNHPLLEGVQRAVAAQGIHAIAALPLPIRGEVRGVLLVRAAGQRRTFSAREIDFLTTVAHATAIALRNATVLQNMRGQTEREKSARIAAEEQAAALRTYHLFFANVSEGVAILDDKACVLSLNPAGAMLLDTSPNEARGRHLHQLTHPVDDGVLMEMVSCAGRGETRAGVDVGVCTQAGRQLTLSLSAAPLRDSGAATILSFRDVTHARRLADELRHTKDFLERLIDSSVDAIIASDMQGHIILFNKGAEAILDYTAQEVLGTMTIRQLYPAGVAERIMAQLRSPDFGGRGRLSMCRQDVVNRARELVPVNMTASILYEGGREVASVGIFTDLRDRMQLERKLSDVETRLEESEKSAVIVALAGTAAHELNQPLTSVMGYAELLKRKLKPEDFAYKPVDIIYREAERMAEIVRKIGKITRYETKTYMGTQRILDLDKASSHEE, encoded by the coding sequence GTGTCGTCTCCTGAGATTTCTCTCGGCGTTGCCCTCGTTCCTTCGGACTCACCCGCCCGGGAGCCGCTCCTGCGCGCCACCGAGCGGGCGGGGCTGCGCGTGGTGGAGGGCCCCGCCGAGGCCGTCATCATCCTGGTGGACCTCACCGCCGCCGGCAGTGGCCCTGCGCTTGCCTTGCTGCTGTCGGGCAACGGGGCCTCCCACGCCCTGTTGCTGGCACTGGTGGATCCGGGCGAGGATGCCTTCGCCTCGCTGGAGCCGCTGCGGCCCGCCGATGTGATTACCAGCGCCGTGCCGCATGAGTTGGCCTACCGGCTCCAGCGTTTGGCCGAGCGCTACCGCGAGCGGGAGGAGCAGGCCCAGCTCCAGAAGGACCTCTCGCTGCTGCTGGAGTTCACCGCGGACTATGCCGAGAGCCTCGACGTCGGGGTGCTCCTGCACGACGTGACGCGCCGGTTGGCCCTCCGGCTCGACATCTCCCGGGCCTCGTTGGTGATGCTGGACCGGGACGAGGGCATCATCGTCGCCTCCAGCGATGATCCGGCCCTCAAGAACCGGCGCATCGAGCTGGCGCGCTACCCGGAGATCCGCGAGGTGGTGCGCACGGGTCGGCCCGTGATGGTGGAGAACGCTCCCAACCACCCGCTGCTGGAGGGCGTGCAGCGCGCCGTGGCCGCCCAGGGCATCCACGCGATTGCCGCGCTGCCGCTGCCCATCCGGGGGGAAGTCCGCGGCGTGCTGCTGGTGCGGGCCGCCGGGCAGCGCCGCACCTTCTCCGCGCGGGAGATCGACTTCCTGACGACCGTGGCGCACGCCACCGCCATCGCGCTGCGCAACGCCACCGTGCTCCAGAACATGCGCGGGCAGACGGAGCGCGAGAAGTCGGCCCGCATCGCCGCCGAGGAGCAGGCGGCCGCGCTGCGCACCTACCACCTGTTCTTCGCCAACGTGAGCGAGGGGGTGGCCATCCTGGATGACAAGGCGTGTGTGCTCAGCCTCAACCCGGCAGGCGCCATGCTGCTGGACACCTCGCCCAACGAGGCGCGTGGGCGCCACCTGCACCAGCTCACCCATCCAGTGGATGACGGGGTGTTGATGGAGATGGTCTCCTGCGCGGGGCGCGGAGAGACGCGCGCGGGCGTGGATGTCGGGGTCTGCACCCAGGCCGGACGGCAGCTGACGCTCTCTCTGTCCGCCGCCCCCCTGCGCGACAGTGGGGCCGCCACCATCCTCTCGTTCCGGGACGTGACGCACGCACGCCGGCTGGCCGACGAACTGCGCCACACCAAGGACTTCCTCGAGCGGCTCATCGACTCGTCCGTGGATGCCATCATCGCCTCGGACATGCAGGGCCACATCATCCTCTTCAACAAGGGGGCCGAGGCCATCCTGGACTACACCGCCCAGGAGGTGCTGGGGACGATGACCATCCGCCAGCTCTACCCCGCGGGGGTCGCCGAGCGCATCATGGCCCAGCTGCGCAGCCCGGACTTCGGAGGCCGTGGCCGGCTGTCCATGTGCCGGCAGGACGTGGTCAACCGCGCCCGGGAGCTCGTCCCAGTGAACATGACGGCCTCCATCCTCTATGAGGGGGGCCGCGAGGTGGCCAGCGTGGGCATCTTCACGGACCTGCGGGACCGCATGCAGCTGGAGCGCAAGCTGTCGGACGTGGAGACGCGGCTGGAGGAGAGTGAGAAGAGCGCCGTCATCGTCGCGCTGGCGGGCACCGCCGCGCACGAGCTCAACCAACCGCTCACCTCGGTGATGGGCTACGCGGAGCTGCTCAAGCGCAAGCTCAAGCCCGAAGACTTCGCCTACAAGCCCGTGGACATCATTTACCGCGAGGCCGAACGCATGGCGGAGATCGTCCGGAAGATCGGGAAGATCACCCGCTACGAGACCAAGACCTATATGGGCACGCAGCGCATCCTCGACCTCGACAAGGCCTCCTCTCATGAAGAGTGA
- a CDS encoding MotA/TolQ/ExbB proton channel family protein, with the protein MNLGSLTNLTILANTGGPERSLFEEIARRWEAGQWGMYPIALCGVVALAIVVERSIVLFLKSSINKEGFLRGLKKHIYAGDLDKAINYVAGQKATPLTSVIKAGLMNVPKGQDEVQAALDEASLRETPKLEVRTGYLAMLGNAAMLAGLLGTVSGLISCFEAVANVNPADKATILANGISEAMNCTGFGLLTAIPALVAFSVLMGRTQSLINDINETSVSVLNLIVTNRDKFKNLNIPVSNHGHEE; encoded by the coding sequence ATGAATCTGGGGTCCTTGACGAACCTGACCATCCTGGCGAACACCGGCGGGCCGGAGCGCTCGCTGTTCGAGGAGATTGCTCGGCGCTGGGAGGCTGGGCAGTGGGGTATGTACCCCATCGCGCTGTGCGGTGTTGTCGCACTGGCCATCGTGGTGGAGCGCAGCATCGTGCTGTTCCTCAAGTCGTCCATCAACAAGGAGGGTTTCCTCCGCGGCCTGAAGAAGCACATCTACGCGGGGGATCTGGACAAGGCCATCAACTACGTGGCCGGCCAGAAGGCCACCCCGCTGACCAGCGTCATCAAGGCGGGCCTGATGAACGTGCCGAAGGGCCAGGACGAGGTCCAGGCGGCCCTCGACGAGGCCTCGCTGCGCGAGACGCCCAAGCTGGAGGTGCGCACCGGTTACCTCGCCATGCTCGGCAACGCCGCCATGCTCGCCGGTCTGCTCGGAACGGTGTCCGGGTTGATCTCCTGCTTCGAAGCAGTGGCCAACGTGAACCCGGCCGACAAGGCGACGATTCTGGCCAACGGCATCTCGGAAGCCATGAACTGCACGGGCTTCGGGCTGCTGACGGCCATCCCGGCGCTGGTGGCCTTCTCCGTGCTGATGGGCCGCACCCAGTCGCTCATCAACGACATCAACGAGACGAGCGTCTCGGTGCTGAACCTCATCGTCACCAACCGCGACAAGTTCAAGAACCTGAACATCCCGGTCTCGAACCACGGGCACGAGGAGTAG
- a CDS encoding GAF domain-containing sensor histidine kinase — MKSDFRVLRRAGGPPPEAFQTLFEVLDEPLALCDGALLLQAANPPFLRFCIAHGTTAEGMVAGMVQTLSQEPGLIPEDGDSSDVEVPLPGRRCVLLTVARRGDTVAVRGRLEPGRLMVAERALLEQARTEGVLLDLSRSVAEASGEEELVAAVARGVKELFPSRTFCIRIVDARTCGLTSLYAEGRLKDGAHEPLVLKRSAVARTHLEMARLPSDRVMVAREVPLIFTGTALGVSAPLVASGQLFGAINMEYPEGLEADVSHDERVLLQLANQVAVAVRNAKLIDELTFVRKYLEDLLERANALILVANRDRQVVVFNQALSALTGFAKEEVLGKDVFAFIPEDEQLRFGAMLSAAMRGERVNSIETRLRSRDREVRVTFATSHMLTPQGEVEGVIAIGQDITVMKELEKRIIHAEKLASIGQLAASVVHEINNPMTAVATYAEALLMNARLRPNSTAEQDKLKKIRESSDRILRFTRDLVSYARPAKEKPEQAPLESILEQAVSYCEHVVAHAKVAVERDYAPMPPVSAVRANLVQVFVNLITNACHAMASGGKVVLSTRRDGQDAVVLVRDTGTGIEPKHLGHIFDPFFTTKEEGKGTGLGLSIVQGIVESHGGRITVDSTLGEGTVFTLRLPLARP; from the coding sequence ATGAAGAGTGACTTCCGGGTGTTGCGAAGGGCAGGGGGGCCACCGCCGGAAGCGTTCCAGACCCTCTTCGAGGTGCTGGATGAGCCGCTGGCGCTCTGTGACGGCGCCTTGCTGCTTCAGGCAGCGAATCCGCCCTTCCTGCGCTTCTGCATTGCCCACGGCACCACGGCCGAGGGCATGGTGGCGGGCATGGTCCAGACACTGTCCCAGGAGCCCGGGCTGATTCCGGAGGACGGGGACAGCTCGGACGTGGAGGTTCCGCTGCCGGGCCGGCGCTGCGTGCTGCTGACGGTGGCGCGCCGGGGGGACACGGTGGCGGTGCGCGGTCGGCTGGAGCCAGGGCGGCTCATGGTGGCCGAGCGCGCCCTGCTGGAGCAGGCCCGGACCGAGGGCGTCCTGCTTGACCTGAGCCGCAGCGTGGCGGAGGCCAGTGGCGAGGAGGAATTGGTGGCAGCGGTGGCGCGAGGGGTGAAGGAGCTGTTCCCCAGCCGCACCTTCTGCATCCGCATCGTGGATGCGCGCACGTGTGGCCTCACCTCGCTCTACGCGGAAGGGCGGTTGAAGGACGGCGCGCACGAGCCGCTGGTTCTCAAGCGCAGCGCGGTGGCCCGGACCCACCTGGAGATGGCGCGGCTGCCCTCCGACCGGGTGATGGTGGCCCGGGAGGTACCGCTCATCTTCACCGGGACGGCGTTGGGTGTGAGCGCTCCCTTGGTGGCCAGTGGCCAGCTCTTTGGCGCCATCAACATGGAGTACCCGGAGGGGCTCGAGGCGGATGTCTCCCACGACGAGCGGGTGCTTCTGCAACTGGCCAACCAGGTGGCCGTGGCGGTGCGCAACGCGAAGCTCATCGACGAGCTGACGTTCGTGCGCAAGTACCTGGAGGACCTGCTGGAGCGGGCCAACGCCCTCATCCTCGTGGCGAACCGGGACCGGCAGGTGGTGGTGTTCAACCAGGCCCTCTCCGCGCTCACCGGCTTTGCGAAGGAAGAGGTGCTGGGCAAGGACGTGTTCGCCTTCATCCCCGAGGACGAGCAGCTGCGCTTCGGCGCGATGCTGTCGGCGGCCATGCGCGGCGAGCGGGTCAACAGCATCGAGACACGCCTGCGCTCACGCGACCGGGAGGTGCGGGTGACGTTCGCCACCTCGCACATGCTCACGCCTCAAGGCGAAGTCGAAGGGGTCATCGCCATCGGGCAGGACATCACCGTCATGAAGGAGTTGGAGAAGCGCATCATCCACGCCGAGAAGCTGGCCTCCATTGGCCAGTTGGCCGCCAGCGTGGTGCATGAAATCAACAACCCGATGACGGCGGTGGCCACCTACGCCGAGGCGCTGCTGATGAACGCGCGGCTCCGCCCCAACTCCACGGCCGAGCAGGACAAGCTGAAGAAGATCCGCGAGAGCAGTGACCGCATCCTGCGCTTCACAAGGGATCTGGTGTCCTACGCGCGGCCGGCCAAGGAGAAGCCGGAACAAGCGCCGCTGGAGTCCATTCTCGAGCAGGCCGTGAGCTACTGCGAGCACGTGGTCGCACATGCAAAGGTGGCCGTGGAGCGCGATTACGCCCCGATGCCACCCGTCTCCGCGGTGCGCGCCAACCTGGTCCAGGTCTTCGTCAACCTCATCACCAACGCCTGTCACGCCATGGCGTCCGGCGGAAAGGTGGTGCTGTCCACGCGGCGCGATGGCCAGGATGCGGTGGTCCTGGTGCGCGACACGGGAACGGGCATCGAGCCCAAGCACCTGGGGCACATCTTCGACCCCTTCTTCACCACGAAGGAGGAGGGCAAGGGCACGGGGCTGGGGCTCTCCATCGTCCAGGGCATCGTGGAGAGCCACGGCGGCCGCATCACCGTGGACAGCACGCTGGGCGAGGGCACCGTCTTCACCCTGCGGTTGCCCCTGGCGAGGCCCTGA
- a CDS encoding ExbD/TolR family protein, with amino-acid sequence MAGGMDLGGGGKGGKKPLDASINLTPFIDLMAVTISFLLLTAVWTQIGRLQVSQAGGPSTEETPPTETKTVQLTLAITPEEMRLTADQSTFDPIPISRDESGKLDLAKLIARFKEIREQFPDQSSITLQTDDKVRYDVLVRIIDECMGSGLPQVSVMAAG; translated from the coding sequence ATGGCCGGCGGAATGGACCTTGGGGGCGGAGGCAAGGGTGGCAAGAAGCCACTCGATGCTTCGATCAACCTGACCCCCTTCATCGATCTGATGGCGGTGACCATCAGCTTCCTGCTCCTCACGGCCGTGTGGACCCAGATCGGCAGGCTTCAGGTTTCCCAGGCCGGAGGCCCCTCCACGGAGGAGACGCCGCCCACGGAGACCAAGACGGTGCAGCTCACGCTGGCCATCACGCCGGAGGAGATGCGCCTCACCGCGGACCAGAGCACGTTTGATCCGATCCCGATCTCCCGCGATGAAAGTGGGAAGCTGGACCTGGCCAAGCTCATCGCGCGCTTCAAGGAGATCCGGGAGCAGTTCCCGGATCAGTCCTCCATCACGCTGCAGACGGATGACAAGGTTCGCTACGACGTCCTGGTGCGCATCATCGATGAGTGCATGGGCTCGGGGCTTCCCCAGGTCTCGGTGATGGCGGCGGGCTGA
- a CDS encoding right-handed parallel beta-helix repeat-containing protein, which translates to MHFRSALVAFGSAVICAWLASCGKAEMTQQEHGFRPDGTGTVQVPAPGGGATTPLPADPAPLPPPTPPADPPSPGPVPEVPVPPEAEEPPPPPSPPEFSRILWVSPQGADSAEGSQTRPFRTVAKALSQVRPGEAVFLETGTYSERLKLEERGGSADQFLTVKAAPGATPLFKGGAGSGTPMIDVRGAYWRIEGLTVDMAGDKAFAVFWRGKGAHHGILRDSTLKNGTEGAGISIAESASDVLVEGNEIHHFQKSGEDSHGVVVQTTARNVVVRGNNIHHNSGDGVQCLGPEGGATLAGTPFDNLLVEDNELHENRENGVDIKTCTHITLSHNTIWGHRRTSTSAGEGVVVHMSASDVSVEDNVLRANGQGIVVGGVRVGAPPTRITVRRNLVLDGDGTDDNDGFGIRVDTATDVKVQHNTVWNMPGPCLVFGHGTSGPLKTLDLRNNVLAGCAITLRAGDDRSGVVMDSNLYFRSGGKAVFRRESEDLDLAEWQDVSGLDAHSVEQAPVFTDVDSEDFTPGPASPARDTGVALGLPFCGQAPDRGAREADCP; encoded by the coding sequence ATGCATTTCAGATCGGCCCTCGTGGCCTTCGGCAGTGCTGTCATCTGTGCGTGGCTCGCCTCCTGCGGCAAGGCGGAGATGACGCAGCAAGAGCATGGCTTCCGACCCGATGGCACAGGGACTGTCCAGGTCCCTGCTCCAGGAGGAGGGGCAACGACCCCGTTGCCCGCGGACCCAGCCCCCCTTCCGCCGCCGACCCCTCCGGCCGATCCTCCTTCCCCTGGACCTGTCCCAGAAGTACCGGTCCCGCCGGAGGCCGAGGAGCCGCCGCCTCCTCCTTCTCCTCCTGAGTTCTCCCGCATTCTCTGGGTCTCTCCTCAAGGGGCCGATTCCGCGGAGGGCTCGCAGACGCGCCCCTTTCGCACCGTGGCCAAGGCGCTCTCCCAGGTGCGGCCCGGCGAGGCGGTTTTTCTTGAGACGGGGACGTACTCAGAACGGTTGAAGCTGGAAGAGCGGGGCGGGAGCGCGGACCAGTTCCTCACCGTGAAGGCCGCGCCCGGGGCCACGCCGCTCTTCAAGGGCGGGGCTGGAAGCGGCACACCGATGATCGACGTGCGCGGTGCGTACTGGCGCATCGAGGGGCTCACCGTGGACATGGCGGGCGACAAGGCGTTCGCGGTGTTCTGGCGCGGCAAGGGGGCCCACCACGGCATCCTTCGCGACAGCACCTTGAAGAACGGGACGGAAGGCGCGGGCATCAGCATCGCCGAGTCCGCCAGCGACGTCCTCGTCGAGGGCAACGAGATTCACCACTTCCAGAAGAGCGGAGAGGACAGCCACGGCGTCGTGGTGCAGACCACCGCGCGCAACGTGGTGGTTCGCGGAAACAACATTCATCACAACTCCGGCGATGGGGTGCAGTGTCTCGGCCCCGAGGGCGGTGCGACCCTGGCCGGCACCCCCTTTGACAACCTGCTCGTGGAGGACAACGAGCTGCACGAGAACCGAGAAAATGGCGTGGACATCAAGACGTGCACCCACATCACCCTGAGCCACAACACCATCTGGGGCCATCGCCGCACTTCCACCTCGGCGGGAGAAGGGGTGGTGGTGCACATGTCCGCGAGCGACGTCTCCGTGGAGGACAATGTGCTGCGCGCCAATGGGCAGGGCATCGTCGTGGGGGGTGTCCGCGTGGGCGCGCCCCCCACCCGCATCACCGTGCGCCGCAACCTGGTCCTCGATGGGGACGGCACCGATGACAACGACGGGTTCGGCATTCGGGTGGATACGGCCACGGACGTGAAGGTGCAGCACAACACCGTGTGGAACATGCCGGGCCCCTGCCTGGTGTTTGGCCACGGGACGTCAGGCCCCTTGAAGACGTTGGATCTGCGCAACAACGTCCTCGCCGGCTGTGCCATCACCTTGCGCGCGGGAGACGATCGCAGTGGGGTGGTGATGGACAGCAACCTCTACTTCCGCTCCGGGGGCAAAGCCGTCTTCCGCCGCGAGTCCGAAGACCTGGACCTGGCGGAGTGGCAGGACGTCTCGGGGCTGGATGCCCACTCGGTCGAGCAGGCGCCGGTCTTCACGGACGTGGATTCCGAGGACTTCACGCCGGGCCCGGCCTCTCCCGCCCGGGACACGGGGGTGGCCCTGGGGCTGCCTTTCTGTGGACAGGCGCCGGACCGGGGGGCGCGCGAGGCGGACTGCCCCTGA
- a CDS encoding general secretion pathway protein GspE: MERKRIGEILLQRGAISPVQLEEGLKAQRQTQQRLGTTLVAQGAITEATLVQALSEALGLPVVDLEALTPDWAAVHLVRARFCEQHELFPFALENRGGRRYLVVAMTDPLHGPALEEIEFTTGLKVSPRVAARSAVRAAILRYYHKVAAPTASAARPAPAAGKEASRGAAARPASASRPAQAPPSRGDDDEEVIVGEELSPAEKTQRTSLADLITEREQQRRKKGAKAQKRAAPGGSGVLDDLDYLIGGGGLRDEPDRIEELERKFWALMRIMARKGMLTNEEFTRELDDKGDS; the protein is encoded by the coding sequence ATGGAGAGGAAGCGGATTGGAGAGATCCTCCTGCAGCGGGGGGCGATCAGCCCGGTGCAGTTGGAAGAGGGGCTCAAGGCCCAGCGGCAGACGCAGCAGCGGCTGGGGACGACCCTGGTGGCGCAGGGCGCCATCACCGAGGCCACGCTGGTGCAGGCGCTGAGCGAGGCGCTGGGGCTGCCCGTGGTGGATCTGGAGGCCCTGACCCCGGACTGGGCCGCGGTGCACCTGGTCCGCGCCCGCTTTTGCGAGCAGCACGAGCTGTTCCCCTTTGCCTTGGAGAATCGCGGGGGCCGCAGGTACCTGGTGGTGGCCATGACGGACCCCCTCCATGGCCCCGCGCTGGAGGAGATCGAATTCACCACCGGCTTGAAGGTGAGCCCGCGGGTCGCCGCCCGCTCGGCGGTGCGCGCCGCCATCCTGCGCTACTACCACAAGGTCGCGGCCCCCACCGCCTCCGCGGCCCGCCCGGCCCCAGCCGCAGGCAAGGAGGCCTCCCGGGGCGCGGCCGCGCGCCCGGCCTCTGCGTCCCGGCCCGCCCAGGCCCCTCCGTCCCGGGGAGACGACGACGAGGAGGTCATCGTCGGCGAAGAGCTGAGCCCCGCGGAGAAGACGCAGCGCACCTCGCTGGCGGACCTCATCACCGAGCGCGAGCAGCAGCGCCGCAAAAAGGGGGCCAAGGCGCAGAAACGGGCCGCGCCGGGCGGCTCGGGGGTCCTGGACGATCTGGATTACCTCATCGGCGGCGGCGGCCTGCGGGATGAGCCGGACCGGATCGAGGAGTTGGAACGCAAGTTCTGGGCACTCATGCGCATCATGGCGCGCAAGGGCATGCTCACCAACGAGGAGTTCACCCGCGAGTTGGACGACAAGGGCGACTCCTGA
- a CDS encoding ExbD/TolR family protein, with protein sequence MAIKVPGKRYGKRLEHSKVFGHGAHGKKGGYADLLITPLVDMFVIIVLFLIANFSATGEVLMMTKDIQLPEAINVKEIEMQPVVMISAEQVSVSGNIVGRVEDLVKDEYLNIPALEEKLRDMKKQFEDLHAMAQDDANAFKGDVNIQASKEVEFKIIKRVMFSCATAGYNNINFAVITKGGSDSPPAASASAPAP encoded by the coding sequence ATGGCCATCAAGGTTCCCGGCAAGCGGTACGGCAAGCGGCTCGAGCACTCGAAGGTGTTCGGCCACGGCGCGCACGGCAAGAAGGGCGGCTATGCCGACCTGCTCATCACCCCGCTGGTCGACATGTTCGTCATCATCGTGCTCTTCCTCATCGCGAACTTCTCCGCGACGGGCGAGGTGCTGATGATGACCAAGGACATCCAACTGCCCGAGGCCATCAACGTCAAGGAGATCGAGATGCAGCCGGTGGTGATGATCTCCGCCGAGCAGGTGAGCGTCTCGGGCAACATCGTGGGCCGGGTCGAGGACCTGGTGAAGGACGAGTACCTCAACATTCCCGCGCTGGAGGAGAAGCTCCGGGACATGAAGAAGCAGTTCGAGGACCTTCACGCCATGGCGCAGGATGACGCCAACGCCTTCAAGGGCGACGTCAACATCCAGGCCTCCAAGGAAGTGGAGTTCAAGATCATCAAGCGGGTGATGTTCAGCTGCGCCACCGCGGGCTACAACAACATCAACTTCGCGGTCATCACCAAGGGTGGCAGTGACTCGCCGCCGGCGGCCAGCGCCTCCGCGCCCGCCCCGTAA
- the queD gene encoding 6-carboxytetrahydropterin synthase QueD — protein MEIFKEFTFEAAHRLPNVPPGHKCFRLHGHSFRVEVHVRGPVSEPSGWIMDFAELKEAFAPLHAQLDHNYLNEIDGLKNPTSENLARWIWQRLRPGLPQLSRIVVRETCTSGCIYQGEDA, from the coding sequence TTGGAGATTTTCAAGGAGTTCACCTTCGAGGCAGCCCACCGGCTTCCGAACGTTCCCCCCGGCCACAAATGCTTCCGGCTGCACGGGCACAGCTTCCGCGTGGAGGTCCACGTCCGAGGCCCCGTGAGTGAGCCGTCCGGCTGGATCATGGACTTCGCCGAACTCAAGGAGGCCTTTGCCCCCCTGCACGCGCAGCTCGATCACAACTATCTCAATGAGATCGACGGGCTGAAGAACCCCACCAGCGAGAACCTGGCCCGGTGGATCTGGCAGCGGCTGCGTCCAGGCCTGCCCCAGCTGAGCCGCATCGTGGTGCGAGAGACATGCACCAGCGGCTGCATCTACCAGGGCGAGGACGCGTAG
- a CDS encoding queuosine precursor transporter, with protein sequence MKLDTRFRLFVVLAGVFITSLIVGDIIGVKLFEVKLGPILAVMSAGMLPFPVTFLLTDILNEFYGKKAARFVTWVGFGMAVFAFAVINIAQGVEWAPLTRAPDYTGTSEGSFNNVFGGSQRILVASMIAYLIGQFSDIAIFNLLKRKSKNRFLWLRATGSTLVSQLIDTVVVQIIAWVGVLSTEVIIRIVFTSYVVKLLVAVGLTPLIYAGHALVERWLGMHPVRLGPDGEPIPESDGVMRDEAPGRAA encoded by the coding sequence ATGAAACTGGATACGCGTTTTCGGCTCTTCGTGGTGCTGGCGGGGGTGTTCATCACCTCGCTGATCGTCGGCGACATCATCGGCGTGAAGCTCTTCGAGGTGAAGCTGGGGCCGATCCTGGCGGTGATGTCGGCCGGCATGCTGCCGTTTCCAGTGACGTTCCTGCTCACCGACATCCTCAACGAGTTCTACGGCAAGAAGGCGGCCCGCTTCGTCACCTGGGTGGGCTTCGGCATGGCCGTGTTTGCCTTCGCCGTCATCAACATTGCCCAGGGCGTCGAGTGGGCGCCCCTCACCCGTGCTCCGGACTACACGGGCACCTCCGAGGGCTCGTTCAACAACGTCTTCGGCGGCTCGCAGCGCATCCTTGTCGCGTCGATGATCGCCTATCTGATCGGCCAGTTCAGCGACATCGCCATCTTCAACCTGCTCAAGCGCAAGTCGAAGAACCGGTTCCTCTGGCTGCGGGCCACGGGCTCCACCCTGGTGTCGCAGCTCATCGACACGGTGGTGGTGCAGATCATCGCCTGGGTGGGGGTGCTGTCCACCGAGGTCATCATCCGCATCGTGTTCACCTCCTATGTGGTGAAGCTGCTGGTGGCCGTGGGCCTGACGCCCCTCATCTACGCGGGACACGCCCTGGTGGAGCGCTGGCTGGGCATGCACCCAGTCCGGCTCGGGCCTGACGGGGAGCCGATCCCTGAGTCCGACGGCGTCATGCGGGACGAGGCGCCGGGCCGCGCCGCCTGA